A part of Oncorhynchus kisutch isolate 150728-3 linkage group LG2, Okis_V2, whole genome shotgun sequence genomic DNA contains:
- the LOC109905380 gene encoding oligodendrocyte transcription factor 1 yields MNVLPNLMIRSHQDEPLPLCSPDRYLQDFSSWCPPGLGADHGNRLGAMGALIGRERPGKPPMELRRKINSLERKRMQDLNVAMDALREVMVPYASSSPSSSSSSQGPHCNQQQLGPQPGRRLSKISTLVLARNYILLLGLSLQEMRRLLGEVSVGVGVNARPVPRLLLAGGWPLFTSPSQLLLSSESLLTSASSSKCPLLPSGHLEGPVVPVQWGSAGVPGGLLCPCVVCTLPRFSHPSPGPRFSHPSPGPRFCHPSPGPRFSHPSPGPRFPK; encoded by the coding sequence ATGAACGTTCTACCTAACCTCATGATCAGGTCTCACCAGGAcgagcctcttcctctctgctccccAGACCGCTACCTCCAGGATTTCTCCtcctggtgtcccccagggctaggTGCTGATCATGGGAACAGGCTGGGGGCCATGGGGGCACTAATTGGGCGTGAGAGACCAGGAAAACCCCCAATGGAGCTTAGGAGGAAGATCAACAGcctggagaggaagaggatgcagGACCTGAACGTCGCCATGGACGCTCTGAGGGAGGTGATGGTGCCTTacgcttcctcctctccttcctcctcgtcctcctcccagGGGCCACACTGCAACCAGCAGCAGCTAGGACCCCAACCTGGACGCAGGCTCTCCAAGATCTCTACCTTAGTCCTCGCCCGTAACTATATTCTCCTCCTTGGCTTGTCTCTGCAGGAGATGCGTCGGCTCCTTGGGGAGGTCAGTGTTGGGGTGGGGGTTAACGCAAGGCCCGTCCCCAGGCTGCTCCTGGCCGGGGGGTGGCCCCTCTTCACCAGCCCCAGTCAGCTACTCCTTTCCTCCGAGTCTCTCCTgacctctgcctcctcctccaaGTGTCCTCTTCTGCCCTCTGGCCACTTGGAGGGCCCCGTGGTCCCAGTGCAGTGGGGCTCAGCTGGGGTTCCTGGAGGGCTACTCTGCCCCTGTGTGGTGTGCACATTACCCAGGTTCAGCCACCCTAGCCCTGGACCCAGGTTCAGCCACCCTAGCCCTGGACCCAGGTTCTGCCACCCTAGCCCTGGACCCAGGTTCAGTCACCCTAGCCCTGGACCCAGGTTCCCAAAGTGA